One part of the Thermocrinis sp. genome encodes these proteins:
- a CDS encoding aconitate hydratase, protein MAKGTVAYKILENHLVSGRLVPGEEIAIKIDQTLTQDATGTMAYLQFEAMGVDRVKTELSVSYIDHNMLQTDYKNPDDHKYLMSVAKRYGIWLSKPGNGICHQVHLERFAKPGKTLLGSDSHTPTSGGMGMIAIGAGGLDVASAMAGEPFYLKMPKIVGVHLIGKLPDWVSAKDIILELLRRLTVKGGVGKIFEYFGEGIKELSVPERATITNMGAELGATTSIFPSDEITRAYLKAQGREEDWIELLPDPDAEYDEIIEIDLSKLEPLIACPHSPDNVVPVREVEGIKVDQVVIGSCTNSSFVDLTRAAKLLEGKKVHPDVIFAVAPGSKQALELITQNGALLNFLKAGARILESACGPCIGMGFAPPSGGVSVRSFNRNFEGRSGTPDAKVYLASPEVCVACAIAGEIIDPRKLGLKWIKVEMPERFPYGDEAFIEPLPEEEAKKVEIYRGPNIKPLPEFDELPESIEGEVSLIVGDNITTDHIMPAGAKILPLRSNIYAISEYVYHYVDPHFVSRAKEIRDNKKKANIIIGGENYGQGSSREHAALAPRFLGVRAVIAKSFARIHHANLVNFGIVPLEFKNKEDYSKFSLGDEIYIPDIAESLKKGKEVVVINKTTGEEITCTYNLTQKQISVLLKGGLLNWIKSKQGVKA, encoded by the coding sequence ATGGCTAAAGGGACTGTCGCTTACAAGATTCTTGAAAATCACTTGGTTAGCGGTAGGCTTGTGCCCGGGGAGGAGATAGCCATAAAGATAGACCAAACGCTTACGCAGGATGCTACAGGAACTATGGCTTACCTTCAGTTTGAGGCTATGGGAGTAGATAGGGTAAAGACCGAGCTTTCTGTGAGCTATATAGACCACAATATGCTACAAACAGATTACAAAAATCCCGATGACCACAAATACCTAATGAGCGTGGCAAAAAGGTATGGTATATGGCTTTCCAAGCCCGGCAATGGCATATGCCATCAGGTGCATTTGGAAAGGTTTGCTAAGCCCGGAAAAACCTTGCTTGGCTCAGATTCTCACACACCCACTTCTGGTGGAATGGGAATGATAGCCATAGGGGCTGGTGGGTTGGATGTGGCCTCCGCAATGGCTGGAGAACCTTTTTATCTAAAAATGCCAAAAATAGTGGGGGTCCATCTTATAGGAAAGCTTCCGGATTGGGTAAGCGCAAAGGACATCATCCTTGAGCTTTTAAGAAGGCTTACAGTAAAGGGAGGAGTGGGAAAGATCTTTGAATACTTTGGAGAGGGAATAAAGGAGCTTTCTGTTCCGGAGAGGGCAACCATAACCAACATGGGTGCAGAACTTGGAGCTACCACTTCCATCTTCCCTTCCGATGAGATAACAAGGGCATACCTTAAAGCCCAAGGGAGAGAAGAAGACTGGATAGAGCTTCTGCCGGATCCGGATGCAGAATATGACGAGATCATAGAGATAGATCTTTCAAAGCTTGAACCACTAATAGCTTGTCCTCACTCTCCGGACAACGTGGTGCCAGTCAGAGAAGTGGAGGGAATTAAGGTAGATCAGGTGGTGATAGGATCATGCACAAACTCCTCCTTTGTAGATCTTACAAGGGCAGCAAAGCTTTTGGAAGGTAAAAAGGTCCATCCGGATGTTATCTTTGCAGTGGCTCCAGGCTCTAAGCAGGCTTTGGAGCTGATAACCCAAAATGGAGCTTTGTTAAACTTCTTAAAGGCTGGGGCGAGGATCCTTGAAAGTGCTTGTGGTCCGTGCATTGGAATGGGTTTTGCTCCACCATCGGGTGGCGTTTCTGTGCGGAGCTTTAACAGAAACTTTGAGGGAAGGTCTGGCACTCCGGATGCTAAGGTTTATCTTGCCTCTCCAGAAGTCTGCGTTGCCTGTGCCATAGCAGGAGAGATAATAGACCCAAGAAAGCTTGGTCTAAAGTGGATAAAGGTTGAAATGCCGGAAAGGTTCCCTTATGGGGATGAGGCCTTCATAGAACCTTTGCCTGAAGAAGAAGCAAAAAAGGTGGAGATCTACAGAGGTCCAAACATAAAACCACTTCCCGAGTTTGACGAACTTCCAGAAAGCATAGAAGGAGAGGTCTCTCTTATAGTGGGAGACAACATCACCACAGACCACATCATGCCCGCAGGTGCTAAAATTCTACCTTTGCGCTCCAACATCTACGCCATAAGCGAATACGTTTATCACTACGTAGATCCACACTTTGTAAGCAGGGCAAAGGAGATAAGAGACAACAAAAAGAAGGCAAACATCATAATAGGTGGAGAAAACTACGGACAAGGATCCTCAAGGGAACACGCCGCATTGGCTCCAAGATTTTTAGGAGTTAGAGCGGTAATTGCAAAATCCTTTGCCCGTATTCACCACGCAAACCTCGTCAATTTTGGCATAGTTCCACTGGAGTTCAAAAACAAAGAAGACTACAGCAAGTTTTCCCTTGGAGATGAGATTTACATACCAGACATTGCCGAAAGTCTTAAGAAAGGAAAAGAGGTGGTAGTGATAAACAAGACCACTGGAGAGGAAATAACTTGCACTTATAACCTAACACAAAAGCAGATTTCCGTTCTTTTGAAGGGTGGCCTGTTAAATTGGATAAAGAGCAAACAGGGGGTAAAGGCATGA
- a CDS encoding DUF2851 family protein translates to MKPYWGTEFEETNLKDIENKIRQLAFKRLDIKKQRMRNLLKIAAPDEALYREIMLSLGYKENKVQFLELAMITPYSEIRKLKDKIAIELALLHRAGFIDANGKLENFDFSLKMDKNVWNLRGVRPANQPQNRIKQISHLLSETVAKDGIFNFFKSRIEENYFDGWGNDFKLNQNIANSTVKKIMNFSGIGEQRKADMFFNIILPFFLVIYENEQNEKLKEFLENLYEYHKPLSPNSVIKSMMRRFNIKNISSVREYMGLIQLYYETKEKISHEQI, encoded by the coding sequence ATGAAACCTTACTGGGGGACCGAATTCGAGGAAACCAATCTAAAGGATATAGAAAATAAGATAAGACAGTTAGCATTTAAACGGTTGGATATCAAAAAGCAACGTATGAGAAATCTGCTAAAAATAGCAGCACCCGATGAAGCGCTATATCGTGAAATTATGCTTTCGTTGGGATATAAAGAAAATAAAGTTCAATTTTTGGAACTTGCTATGATTACTCCCTACTCTGAAATAAGAAAGCTTAAAGATAAGATAGCTATTGAACTTGCCCTTCTTCATAGAGCAGGATTTATAGATGCAAATGGGAAGTTAGAAAATTTTGATTTCTCATTAAAGATGGACAAAAATGTGTGGAATTTAAGAGGAGTAAGACCGGCAAATCAACCTCAAAATAGGATAAAGCAGATATCTCATTTGCTTTCTGAGACAGTTGCAAAGGATGGTATATTTAACTTCTTTAAATCAAGGATAGAAGAAAATTATTTTGATGGGTGGGGAAACGATTTCAAGTTGAATCAAAATATTGCGAACAGCACTGTAAAGAAAATAATGAACTTCTCAGGAATTGGAGAACAGAGGAAGGCTGATATGTTTTTTAATATCATTCTTCCTTTTTTCTTGGTGATTTATGAAAATGAACAAAATGAAAAATTAAAAGAATTTCTTGAAAATCTTTACGAATATCATAAACCACTTTCGCCTAATTCAGTTATAAAGAGTATGATGAGAAGGTTTAACATTAAAAACATAAGTTCAGTTAGAGAATACATGGGTTTAATACAACTTTACTATGAAACAAAGGAGAAAATAAGTCATGAACAAATTTGA
- a CDS encoding helicase-related protein, with protein sequence MNKFEHIPDIIDNSEIKLSDVLNKLISEESRVFIATAYFNLEGFKLIKEGLKRAKEVKIVIGKAMSPENIITPELLEVKLQDEIEEKIDEEETKNLIDEFISFLKNENVEIKIYNKGFFHGKFYIVEGGIPIVGSIAIVGSSNLTYAGLTSNTEYNSVIKQKTVVENHKEHFLKIFNDKCVDYKENLISLISSFHSRYSPYDVYMKILYSYFEDKLTETPTEEMPSPIVLADFQKDGYLSSLQALEKYGGVILADSVGLGKTYLALRLLDDFAYRLRQKALIICPAQIKETIWEPKLRELGIRADVLTQEKVSRDFNPDNFSDYDIIVIDESHNFRNSNTKRWKNLFEAIIKGKNKKIILITATPVNNSVFDLYNQIRFITKDNDEFFKSAGINSLWGYFLKADRDKETLFDLLEEIAVRRSRPFIRKFYPNAVIDGKPIKFPERVLYTVKYELTDVYSGIYEECKTTIESLNLASYNIDSFRKDIFQHKLQSFEQIKEFLKKEGWPDERVHELLMTLGRNESVIAILRILFLKRLESSVEAFRISIKRLLDFQNKFLQLLDKNKILDRESYIKFYSAQAENEIEEEYIEKLSEIDPDKYEIEEIKKRTKKDIEILENIYNKLSEISEEKDLKLQQLIHTLQKLKNKKIIIFGYFKDTMRYVYNYLRQPEIASKIGVQSNKISIVDSDVDPNERKDRIIRFSPVSNGYPEIKGTDKEIQILISTDVISEGQNLQDADTIINYDLPWNPVKIVQRIGRLDRIGSPYEVINVYNFFPEDELESLLNLLKRLHSKLDAINRSVGLDVSVLGETPNPKDFGYIRDIFDAKKNVLDELEELSELAIGEFLKDEILRYIQSEGTKRIRKIPNGVGSGIRRDGKKGVFVAFKDNERHYWCFYDVENNEIIENRLECIKLIRCNKDEPYVAPPEYLNVYQIIRKVKNHIISRLKTAEVKPLKLKTPQNSILNWLQAVGNTAKHLIPYYSKPLPEMYLRELKKLWLNSKDLSAEDLIKILEKFKEEHPIGEPIEQGSTKEDEDREIKLKLVGYITITN encoded by the coding sequence ATGAACAAATTTGAACATATTCCTGATATTATAGACAATTCAGAAATAAAACTTTCGGATGTTTTAAATAAACTTATTTCTGAAGAATCAAGAGTTTTCATTGCTACAGCATACTTCAATCTGGAAGGGTTCAAGCTTATAAAAGAAGGATTGAAGAGAGCCAAAGAGGTAAAAATTGTAATAGGCAAGGCCATGTCTCCAGAAAACATTATAACACCCGAGTTATTGGAAGTAAAACTTCAGGATGAGATAGAAGAAAAAATTGATGAAGAAGAAACAAAAAATCTAATTGATGAGTTTATTTCATTCCTTAAAAATGAAAATGTTGAAATAAAAATTTACAATAAAGGATTTTTTCACGGCAAATTTTATATCGTCGAAGGTGGCATTCCCATAGTTGGTTCTATTGCCATTGTTGGTTCTTCAAACCTTACTTACGCTGGTTTAACAAGTAATACAGAATATAATAGTGTGATTAAACAGAAAACTGTCGTAGAAAATCACAAAGAGCATTTTCTAAAAATTTTCAATGATAAATGTGTAGATTATAAGGAAAATTTAATTTCGCTCATCTCAAGTTTTCATTCACGATATTCCCCGTATGATGTGTATATGAAGATTCTTTACTCATACTTTGAAGATAAACTTACTGAGACTCCTACGGAGGAGATGCCTTCACCGATCGTTCTTGCTGATTTCCAGAAAGATGGATATTTATCATCTTTGCAGGCATTAGAAAAATATGGTGGAGTAATTCTTGCTGATTCCGTTGGTCTTGGAAAGACATATCTTGCTTTACGTCTCCTTGATGACTTTGCATACAGATTAAGACAAAAAGCGCTTATTATCTGTCCAGCACAGATCAAGGAAACAATTTGGGAGCCTAAACTCAGGGAATTAGGAATAAGAGCTGATGTTTTAACTCAGGAAAAAGTAAGTAGGGATTTTAATCCTGATAATTTTTCCGATTATGACATCATAGTTATTGATGAATCTCATAACTTCAGAAACTCAAATACCAAAAGATGGAAGAATCTCTTTGAAGCAATTATAAAAGGTAAAAATAAAAAAATTATTTTAATCACTGCTACTCCCGTAAATAATTCTGTGTTTGACCTTTACAACCAAATAAGGTTTATCACCAAAGACAACGACGAATTTTTTAAATCAGCCGGTATAAATAGCCTATGGGGCTACTTTTTAAAAGCAGATAGAGACAAAGAAACCCTCTTTGATTTACTTGAGGAGATAGCGGTGCGTAGAAGCAGACCATTTATAAGAAAATTCTATCCTAATGCGGTGATTGATGGAAAGCCTATCAAATTCCCAGAAAGAGTCCTTTATACTGTAAAGTATGAACTTACCGATGTTTATTCAGGAATATATGAGGAATGTAAGACCACAATAGAATCGCTCAACCTTGCCAGTTACAATATTGATTCATTTAGAAAAGACATCTTTCAGCATAAGCTTCAAAGTTTTGAACAAATAAAGGAATTCTTAAAAAAGGAAGGTTGGCCCGATGAGAGGGTTCATGAGTTGCTGATGACCCTTGGAAGGAATGAATCAGTTATCGCAATACTTAGAATTCTCTTCCTTAAGAGATTGGAATCAAGCGTGGAAGCATTCAGAATTAGTATTAAGCGTTTGCTTGATTTTCAAAACAAATTCTTACAGCTCCTTGATAAAAATAAAATTCTTGACAGAGAATCCTATATAAAGTTTTACTCTGCACAGGCGGAAAATGAAATAGAAGAAGAATATATTGAAAAATTGAGCGAGATAGACCCTGATAAATACGAAATTGAAGAAATTAAAAAGAGAACGAAAAAGGATATAGAAATTCTTGAAAACATATACAATAAACTCTCTGAAATTTCGGAAGAGAAAGATTTAAAATTACAGCAACTCATTCACACACTCCAAAAACTGAAAAACAAAAAAATAATCATCTTTGGCTATTTTAAAGATACAATGAGATATGTTTATAATTATCTTAGGCAACCTGAAATTGCATCAAAGATAGGTGTTCAATCCAACAAAATTTCCATAGTTGATAGCGATGTGGATCCTAACGAAAGGAAGGACAGAATAATAAGATTTTCCCCAGTATCAAATGGATATCCAGAGATAAAAGGAACAGATAAGGAAATACAAATTTTAATCTCAACTGATGTGATCTCAGAGGGTCAGAACCTTCAAGATGCGGATACGATCATAAATTATGACCTGCCGTGGAATCCTGTAAAGATCGTCCAGAGAATAGGAAGGTTGGATAGAATCGGCTCACCTTACGAGGTTATTAATGTTTACAATTTCTTCCCGGAAGATGAACTGGAGTCCCTTTTAAATCTCTTGAAGCGACTACACAGTAAGCTTGATGCTATAAATAGAAGCGTGGGGCTTGACGTTTCTGTTTTGGGAGAGACACCTAATCCAAAGGATTTCGGCTATATAAGAGATATTTTTGATGCAAAGAAAAACGTTCTTGACGAATTGGAGGAATTATCTGAACTTGCTATAGGAGAGTTTTTAAAAGATGAAATATTGAGGTATATACAATCAGAAGGAACTAAAAGGATCCGAAAAATTCCTAATGGCGTGGGTAGTGGAATAAGGAGAGATGGGAAGAAGGGAGTTTTCGTGGCATTTAAAGATAATGAAAGGCATTACTGGTGTTTTTATGACGTTGAAAATAATGAAATTATTGAGAATCGTCTTGAATGTATTAAGTTGATAAGATGTAACAAAGACGAGCCATACGTGGCTCCACCGGAATATTTGAATGTATATCAGATCATAAGAAAGGTAAAAAATCACATAATTTCAAGGTTAAAGACAGCAGAGGTAAAACCGCTTAAACTTAAAACTCCTCAAAATTCTATCCTTAATTGGCTACAGGCGGTTGGGAATACTGCTAAGCATCTTATACCATATTACTCAAAACCTTTGCCAGAGATGTATCTTAGAGAACTCAAAAAATTATGGTTGAATTCAAAAGACTTAAGCGCAGAAGATCTAATAAAAATTCTTGAAAAATTTAAAGAAGAACATCCGATTGGAGAGCCGATTGAACAGGGCTCTACAAAAGAAGATGAAGATAGAGAGATTAAACTTAAATTAGTTGGGTATATAACAATAACTAATTAA
- a CDS encoding DNA methyltransferase, whose protein sequence is MSGLIKSITDISESKSISAISELFKQMGYKAKVIPLDKTQYELPPRANELIQEFSLICDYHKQFQVYFVKTPSMRRTDFRTIIEPFYRRFPHVNTLFIFTNDFSELAFVSPFRIPFDTTKIKILLRTLYLDPSSPYHTDLEVLEMIRINPNEQIPDIIWQKHKTAFDVERVTKEFFEAYKNALNFIRDEILIPQNKADYSKCHSFAQQLLSRIMFLYYLQKKGWLKWKDYVSDKRYIKNLWEKYKKYRNTPDSFYSEWLSPLFFSAFNKKHEYLKSHLPEEIKESFNLMPFLNGGLFTPNELDEIGFNLPDSVFELLFDIDQQDKNKGFLERFNFTVREDTPLEVEVAVDPEMLGKVYESLIAEEERQKAGIFYTPRVEIDLMCRLSLVEYLFEETKISKDDLISFIFEPEEIENYHNIEDLRKIKSALDSVKIVDPCVGSASFLVGMMNVLVEIHSHLTKKLEGREENLFALKQKIILENLYGVDVKDWAVMVGELRLWLSLIIETDEKYMDIYTKPLLPNLSFKMRQGDSLVEEIAGQKILLRKEFGIISPSLKNKIQELIDKKAQFFSGGRSADLKEKFEIERLENEIFKGLIENKISELDRKIQAKEKYLSSQQLEMYGTKAEKIKEEKERLKKELEQLKKEVQNLEEVKNALEKKTSKDYFFWEIDFAEVFAQKGGFDIVIGNPPYVRQEMIAYPLDREEEFSEDEWRERKREYKEKLVESVKSLWENVKIDKRSDLYVYFYYHGLSILKPGGIFCFINSNSWLDVGYGAGLQEFLLKNMKPIYVIDNIAQRTFEADINTVIVLIKRPKDKSEIKDDDVLKFVAFKKPFEEISRAEVFKQIEKEEKFTINEIYRVFPKKRIELLEEGVEIEEENEFKEPKYLPYIGNKWGGKYLRAPEIFFKILE, encoded by the coding sequence ATGAGTGGGTTAATCAAAAGTATCACTGATATTTCAGAATCCAAAAGTATTTCAGCTATTTCAGAGCTTTTCAAACAAATGGGTTATAAAGCCAAAGTAATTCCCCTTGATAAGACACAGTATGAACTGCCACCAAGAGCAAATGAGCTTATCCAAGAATTTTCACTTATCTGTGATTATCACAAGCAGTTTCAGGTCTACTTTGTGAAAACACCATCAATGAGAAGGACTGACTTTAGAACCATTATTGAGCCATTTTACAGAAGATTTCCCCATGTAAATACGCTTTTCATCTTCACAAATGATTTTAGCGAGCTTGCCTTTGTGAGTCCCTTTAGAATACCTTTTGACACCACCAAAATTAAAATCCTTTTGAGAACACTCTATCTTGACCCCTCAAGCCCATATCACACAGACCTTGAAGTCCTTGAAATGATAAGAATTAATCCTAACGAGCAAATTCCCGATATTATCTGGCAAAAACATAAAACCGCATTTGATGTTGAAAGGGTAACAAAGGAGTTCTTTGAAGCATATAAGAATGCCCTAAACTTTATAAGAGATGAAATTTTAATTCCACAAAATAAAGCAGACTATTCAAAATGTCACTCCTTTGCTCAGCAACTTCTATCAAGAATAATGTTTCTTTATTACTTACAGAAAAAAGGCTGGCTTAAATGGAAAGATTATGTATCTGATAAAAGATATATCAAAAACTTGTGGGAAAAATATAAAAAATATAGAAACACTCCTGATAGCTTTTATTCTGAGTGGCTTTCTCCTCTATTCTTTTCAGCTTTTAATAAAAAACATGAGTATTTAAAAAGCCATCTTCCTGAAGAGATCAAGGAATCTTTTAATCTTATGCCATTTTTAAATGGCGGACTTTTTACCCCAAATGAACTTGATGAAATTGGTTTTAATCTTCCTGACAGTGTATTTGAACTTCTATTTGACATAGACCAGCAAGATAAAAATAAAGGTTTTCTTGAAAGGTTTAACTTTACCGTTCGTGAGGATACTCCTCTTGAGGTTGAAGTTGCAGTTGACCCTGAGATGCTCGGTAAAGTCTATGAATCATTGATTGCGGAAGAGGAAAGACAAAAAGCAGGTATTTTTTACACTCCAAGGGTAGAGATAGACCTTATGTGTAGGCTTTCACTTGTTGAATATCTTTTTGAAGAGACGAAAATCTCAAAAGATGACCTGATATCCTTTATATTTGAACCAGAAGAGATTGAGAATTACCACAATATTGAAGACCTTCGGAAAATTAAATCAGCACTTGATAGTGTAAAAATCGTTGACCCTTGCGTTGGCTCTGCCTCTTTTTTAGTGGGTATGATGAATGTTCTTGTTGAGATCCATAGCCATCTTACAAAGAAACTTGAAGGAAGAGAAGAAAACCTTTTTGCATTGAAGCAGAAAATAATCCTTGAAAATCTTTATGGCGTTGATGTTAAAGATTGGGCTGTTATGGTTGGAGAACTCCGTCTGTGGCTTTCCCTCATCATAGAAACTGATGAAAAATATATGGACATCTACACAAAACCACTCCTTCCAAATCTTTCTTTTAAGATGCGTCAGGGAGATTCACTTGTTGAAGAGATAGCAGGACAAAAAATTTTGTTAAGAAAAGAATTCGGCATCATCTCTCCATCACTAAAAAATAAAATTCAAGAACTTATTGACAAAAAAGCACAATTTTTCTCAGGCGGTAGAAGTGCTGACTTAAAAGAAAAATTTGAGATAGAAAGGCTTGAAAATGAAATCTTTAAAGGACTTATTGAAAATAAAATATCAGAACTTGATAGAAAAATCCAAGCAAAGGAAAAATACCTTTCCTCTCAACAGCTTGAAATGTATGGAACAAAAGCAGAAAAAATCAAAGAAGAAAAGGAAAGGTTGAAAAAAGAACTTGAACAATTAAAAAAGGAAGTCCAAAATCTTGAGGAAGTTAAAAATGCACTTGAAAAGAAGACTTCAAAAGATTACTTCTTTTGGGAAATTGACTTTGCTGAGGTCTTTGCTCAAAAAGGTGGATTTGACATAGTAATAGGAAATCCACCTTACGTTAGACAAGAGATGATTGCCTATCCTCTTGACAGAGAAGAAGAGTTTAGCGAAGATGAGTGGAGAGAAAGAAAAAGGGAATACAAAGAAAAACTTGTAGAATCGGTAAAATCGCTTTGGGAGAATGTAAAAATTGACAAAAGAAGCGACCTTTACGTTTATTTCTACTACCATGGTCTTTCCATACTTAAGCCGGGTGGAATTTTCTGTTTTATCAACTCAAACTCTTGGCTTGACGTCGGATACGGGGCAGGGCTTCAAGAGTTTTTGCTAAAAAATATGAAGCCAATTTATGTAATTGATAACATAGCGCAAAGAACTTTTGAGGCAGATATAAACACGGTTATCGTCCTTATTAAAAGACCAAAAGATAAAAGCGAAATCAAAGATGATGATGTTTTGAAATTCGTTGCCTTCAAAAAGCCATTTGAAGAAATTTCAAGAGCAGAGGTGTTTAAACAGATAGAAAAAGAGGAAAAATTTACCATCAACGAGATTTA